From Betta splendens chromosome 3, fBetSpl5.4, whole genome shotgun sequence, the proteins below share one genomic window:
- the irf8 gene encoding interferon regulatory factor 8, with the protein MTNPGGRRLKQWLMEQIQSAQYPGLQWENDGHTMFRIPWKHAGKQDYNQEVDASIFKAWAVFKGKFKEGDKAEPATWKTRLRCALNKSPDFEEVTERSQLDISEPYKVYRIVPEDEQKHGKSSAMPMAATTGCDITDMDCSSAEIEELIKEEDCSIQASPEYWSQGSITSFPQHLDPLPSGSLSSAFSQMMISFFYGGKLTQNILVSHPEGCRISPQQHLGRGALYSSDSMQSVHFPPADLIEFERQRQVTRKLLGHLERGVLVRANQEGVFIKRLCQSRVFWSGLGEMGSQYSPLPGKLERDAVVKIFDTGRFLQALQMYQDGQFPAPDPTVTLCFGEELHDISNAKNKLIIVQITVVNCQHLLEAVNMRRSQPYGSNPTLEMPDDVASDQMARIYQDLCSYNGPQRPACYRDNMPITA; encoded by the exons ATGACGAACCCGGGAGGTCGGAGACTCAAGCAGTGGCTGATGGAGCAGATCCAGAGCGCGCAGTACCCGGGGCTGCAGTGGGAGAACGACGGCCACACCATGTTTCGAATTCCGTGGAAGCACGCCGGCAAACAGGATTACAACCAAGAAGTGGACGCCTCTATTTTTAAG GCCTGGGCTGTGTTCAAAGGCAAATTCAAGGAAGGGGACAAGGCTGAACCTGCAACATGGAAGACCAGACTCCGCTGCGCCCTGAATAAAAGCCCCGACTTCGAGGAGGTGACGGAGCGATCGCAGCTGGACATCTCTGAGCCTTACAAAGTTTACCGCATCGTGCCAGAGGACGAGCAGAAGC ATGGCAAGAGCTCAGCAATGCCCATGGCGGCCACCACCGGCTGCGACATCACCGACATGGACTGCAGCTCCGCAGAAATAGAAGAGCTCATTAAAGAG GAGGACTGTAGCATCCAGGCCAGTCCGGAGTACTGGTCCCAGGGCAGCATCACCA GTTTTCCACAGCATCTGGATCCGTTGCCGTCGGGTTCTCTGAGCTCAG CCTTCTCCCAAATGATGATCAGTTTCTTCTACGGAGGGAAACTGACCCAGAACATACTCGTCAGTCACCCCGAAGGCTGCAGAATCTCCCCACAGCAGCACCTGGGCCGCGGCGCCCTCTACAGCTCGGACAGCATGCAGAGCGTCCACTTCCCCCCCGCCGACCTCATCGAGTTCGAGCGCCAGCGCCAGGTCACCCGGAAGCTCCTGGGTCACCTGGAGAGGGGCGTGTTGGTCCGAGCCAACCAGGAAGGCGTCTTCATCAAACGCCTGTGCCAGAGCCGTGTCTTCTGGAGCGGGCTGGGGGAAATGGGCTCCCAGTACAGCCCCCTGCCGGGCAAACTGGAGCGGGATGCTGTAGTCAAGATTTTTGACACCGGAAGGTTTCTTCAAG CTCTGCAGATGTACCAGGATGGGCAGTTTCCTGCTCCCGATCCCACAGTGACTCTGTGTTTTGGAGAAGAGCTCCATGACATCAGCAATGCCAAGAACAAACTGATCATCGTGCAG ATAACTGTGGTGAACTGCCAGCACCTGCTGGAAGCGGTGAACATGCGTCGCTCTCAGCCGTACGGCAGCAACCCGACCCTGGAGATGCCCGACGACGTGGCCAGCGACCAAATGGCTCGGATATACCAGGACTTGTGCAGCTACAATGGCCCCCAGAGGCCAGCCTGCTACAGGGACAATATGCCCATCACCGCCTGA